The Linepithema humile isolate Giens D197 chromosome 7, Lhum_UNIL_v1.0, whole genome shotgun sequence genome has a window encoding:
- the Med gene encoding mothers against decapentaplegic homolog 4 isoform X6: protein MVGLAGGGGHLYPSPPMQSNPELREMTGIAPSAPTSADACLSIVHSLMCHRQGGESEGFSKRAIESLVKKLKEKRDELDSLITAITTNGAHPSKCVTIQRTLDGRLQVAGRKGFPHVIYARIWRWPDLHKNELKHVKYCQFAFDLKCDSVCVNPYHYERVVSPGIDPFFTDLSGLTLQSGVGVGPGGRLVKDEYTVGGGGTAAAAAAAAVGSAMDVDGEMNQTIQHHPPTQPPASNNAQQAQQGFIPGLPPPNPSSQQQSLNAASSGTSGAQILSPAQGQSTADTFYGATTSPQDINQPPTVDALAASLGEGQSSPVSPVHLHHPNGFSVGTASFNSRAPQWTGANTLTYTQSMQPPDPRHLHTTSYWGGHGNDVSGNIGGLLSTQPAPEYWCSVGYFELDIQVGETFKVSSGCPTVTVDGYVDPSGGNRFCLGALSNVHRTEQSERARLHIGKGVVLDLRGEGDVWLRCQSEHSVFVQSYYLDREAGRAPGDAVHKIYPSAYIKVFDLKQCHKQMRGQAATAQAAAAAQAAAVAGHLTHGAPITKSLSAAAGIGVDDLRRLCILRLSFVKGWGPDYPRQSIKETPCWIEVHLHRALQLLDEVLHTMPIDGPRAIE from the exons ATGGTTGGATTGGCGGGCGGGGGAGGTCATTTATATCCCTCGCCCCCTATGCAGTCGAATCCAgagt TGAGAGAGATGACTGGGATCGCACCTAGTGCACCAACCAGTGCTGATGCCTGCTTGAGTATTGTGCATTCACTTATGTGTCATCGTCAGGGTGGTGAAAGTGAAGGCTTCAGTAAACGCGCGATTGAGTCATTGgtgaaaaagttaaaa gAAAAACGTGACGAACTGGACAGCTTGATCACTGCAATTACCACAAACGGCGCACATCCTAGTAAATGCGTAACCATTCAAAGGACTTTGGATGGTAGATTGCAAGTAGCTGGACGCAAAGGTTTTCCGCATGTCATTTATGCCCGTATCTGGAGATGGCCAGATTTACACAAGAACGAACTAAAACACGTGAAATATTGCCAGTTCGCTTTTGATTTAAAATGCGACTCGGTTTGCGTAAATCCTTATCATTACGAGCGAGTGGTATCACCTGGAATAG ACCCGTTCTTTACAGACCTGTCCGGACTGACTCTGCAATCCGGCGTGGGTGTGGGCCCTGGCGGTAGACTCGTCAAGGATGAGTACACGGTTGGCGGCGGTGGAACTGCTGCCGCGGCAGCCGCGGCCGCGGTTGGATCTGCAATGGACGTGGACGGTGAAATGAATCAAACGATTCAGCATCATCCGCCGACTCAGCCGCCAGCCTCCAACAATGCTCAACAGGCTCAGCAAGGTTTTATACCTGGCTTACCGCCCCCCAATCCAA GTAGCCAACAGCAGTCGCTGAACGCTGCGTCCAGCGGAACGTCCGGCGCACAGATCTTGAGTCCCGCGCAAGGACAATCGACGGCGGATACATTCTATGGCGCAACCACATCTCCGCAAGACATCAACCAACCTCCTACAGTCGACGCGCTAGCGGCTTCTTTAG gtGAAGGACAGAGCTCTCCCGTGTCACCTGTGCATCTCCATCATCCGAATGGCTTTTCCGTCGGCACAGCGTCGTTCAATTCCAGAGCACCACAATGGACTGGGGCTAATACTCTCACATATACTCAAAGTATGCAACCGCCGGATCCGCGACACCTTCACACTACGTCGTATT GGGGAGGTCACGGAAATGATGTTAGTGGAAATATCGGAGGATTGCTCTCTACTCAACCAGCACCGGAATATTGGTGTTCTGTCGGTTATTTCGAACTAGATATCCAAGTCGGAGAGACATTTAAAGTCAGCAGCGGCTGCCCCACTGTCACTGTAGACGGTTACGTGGATCCGAGCGGTGGAAACAGATTTTGTTTAGGTGCCTTGAGTAATGTGCACAGAACAGAACAGAGTGAAAGAGCGCGTCTTCATATAG GAAAAGGCGTTGTGCTGGACTTGAGAGGTGAAGGTGATGTTTGGCTAAGATGTCAAAGTGAACACAGCGTCTTTGTGCAGTCTTACTATTTGGATAGAGAGGCGGGCCGAGCACCTGGTGACGCAGTACACAAAATCTATCCATCAGCGTACATTAAAGTCTTTGATCTGAAGCAGTGTCATAAACAGATGCGAGGCCAAGCTGCAACTGCTCAGGCTGCCGCAGCAGCGCAAGCCGCGGCTGTTGCAGGCCATCTCACGCATGGAGCGCCCATCACCAAGA gcCTCAGCGCGGCGGCAGGAATTGGAGTCGATGACTTAAGGAGACTTTGTATCCTGCGTTTGAGTTTTGTAAAAGGATGGGGTCCGGATTATCCGCGACAGAGCATTAAAGAAACACCATGCTGGATTGAG GTACATTTACACAGAGCACTTCAATTGCTGGATGAAGTATTGCACACCATGCCGATCGATGGGCCGCGAGCGatcgaataa
- the Med gene encoding mothers against decapentaplegic homolog 4 isoform X3, with the protein MVGLAGGGGHLYPSPPMQSNPELREMTGIAPSAPTSADACLSIVHSLMCHRQGGESEGFSKRAIESLVKKLKEKRDELDSLITAITTNGAHPSKCVTIQRTLDGRLQVAGRKGFPHVIYARIWRWPDLHKNELKHVKYCQFAFDLKCDSVCVNPYHYERVVSPGIDLSGLTLQSGVGVGPGGRLVKDEYTVGGGGTAAAAAAAAVGSAMDVDGEMNQTIQHHPPTQPPASNNAQQAQQGFIPGLPPPNPTSTEGMFSAGGGGNNGNPHAKLDDNNCPRQTWIPTPHHSAGRNMHHPVVHPMSHTVGSQQQSLNAASSGTSGAQILSPAQGQSTADTFYGATTSPQDINQPPTVDALAASLGEGQSSPVSPVHLHHPNGFSVGTASFNSRAPQWTGANTLTYTQSMQPPDPRHLHTTSYWGGHGNDVSGNIGGLLSTQPAPEYWCSVGYFELDIQVGETFKVSSGCPTVTVDGYVDPSGGNRFCLGALSNVHRTEQSERARLHIGKGVVLDLRGEGDVWLRCQSEHSVFVQSYYLDREAGRAPGDAVHKIYPSAYIKVFDLKQCHKQMRGQAATAQAAAAAQAAAVAGHLTHGAPITKSLSAAAGIGVDDLRRLCILRLSFVKGWGPDYPRQSIKETPCWIEVHLHRALQLLDEVLHTMPIDGPRAIE; encoded by the exons ATGGTTGGATTGGCGGGCGGGGGAGGTCATTTATATCCCTCGCCCCCTATGCAGTCGAATCCAgagt TGAGAGAGATGACTGGGATCGCACCTAGTGCACCAACCAGTGCTGATGCCTGCTTGAGTATTGTGCATTCACTTATGTGTCATCGTCAGGGTGGTGAAAGTGAAGGCTTCAGTAAACGCGCGATTGAGTCATTGgtgaaaaagttaaaa gAAAAACGTGACGAACTGGACAGCTTGATCACTGCAATTACCACAAACGGCGCACATCCTAGTAAATGCGTAACCATTCAAAGGACTTTGGATGGTAGATTGCAAGTAGCTGGACGCAAAGGTTTTCCGCATGTCATTTATGCCCGTATCTGGAGATGGCCAGATTTACACAAGAACGAACTAAAACACGTGAAATATTGCCAGTTCGCTTTTGATTTAAAATGCGACTCGGTTTGCGTAAATCCTTATCATTACGAGCGAGTGGTATCACCTGGAATAG ACCTGTCCGGACTGACTCTGCAATCCGGCGTGGGTGTGGGCCCTGGCGGTAGACTCGTCAAGGATGAGTACACGGTTGGCGGCGGTGGAACTGCTGCCGCGGCAGCCGCGGCCGCGGTTGGATCTGCAATGGACGTGGACGGTGAAATGAATCAAACGATTCAGCATCATCCGCCGACTCAGCCGCCAGCCTCCAACAATGCTCAACAGGCTCAGCAAGGTTTTATACCTGGCTTACCGCCCCCCAATCCAA CCAGTACTGAGGGTATGTTTAGCGCCGGTGGGGGCGGCAATAACGGTAATCCCCATGCTAAACTGGACGACAATAATTGCCCCAGACAAACTTGGATCCCTACGCCTCATCACTCGGCAGGCCGTAACATGCATCATC CAGTAGTACATCCAATGAGTCACACCGTAGGTAGCCAACAGCAGTCGCTGAACGCTGCGTCCAGCGGAACGTCCGGCGCACAGATCTTGAGTCCCGCGCAAGGACAATCGACGGCGGATACATTCTATGGCGCAACCACATCTCCGCAAGACATCAACCAACCTCCTACAGTCGACGCGCTAGCGGCTTCTTTAG gtGAAGGACAGAGCTCTCCCGTGTCACCTGTGCATCTCCATCATCCGAATGGCTTTTCCGTCGGCACAGCGTCGTTCAATTCCAGAGCACCACAATGGACTGGGGCTAATACTCTCACATATACTCAAAGTATGCAACCGCCGGATCCGCGACACCTTCACACTACGTCGTATT GGGGAGGTCACGGAAATGATGTTAGTGGAAATATCGGAGGATTGCTCTCTACTCAACCAGCACCGGAATATTGGTGTTCTGTCGGTTATTTCGAACTAGATATCCAAGTCGGAGAGACATTTAAAGTCAGCAGCGGCTGCCCCACTGTCACTGTAGACGGTTACGTGGATCCGAGCGGTGGAAACAGATTTTGTTTAGGTGCCTTGAGTAATGTGCACAGAACAGAACAGAGTGAAAGAGCGCGTCTTCATATAG GAAAAGGCGTTGTGCTGGACTTGAGAGGTGAAGGTGATGTTTGGCTAAGATGTCAAAGTGAACACAGCGTCTTTGTGCAGTCTTACTATTTGGATAGAGAGGCGGGCCGAGCACCTGGTGACGCAGTACACAAAATCTATCCATCAGCGTACATTAAAGTCTTTGATCTGAAGCAGTGTCATAAACAGATGCGAGGCCAAGCTGCAACTGCTCAGGCTGCCGCAGCAGCGCAAGCCGCGGCTGTTGCAGGCCATCTCACGCATGGAGCGCCCATCACCAAGA gcCTCAGCGCGGCGGCAGGAATTGGAGTCGATGACTTAAGGAGACTTTGTATCCTGCGTTTGAGTTTTGTAAAAGGATGGGGTCCGGATTATCCGCGACAGAGCATTAAAGAAACACCATGCTGGATTGAG GTACATTTACACAGAGCACTTCAATTGCTGGATGAAGTATTGCACACCATGCCGATCGATGGGCCGCGAGCGatcgaataa
- the Med gene encoding mothers against decapentaplegic homolog 4 isoform X1, translating into MVGLAGGGGHLYPSPPMQSNPELREMTGIAPSAPTSADACLSIVHSLMCHRQGGESEGFSKRAIESLVKKLKEKRDELDSLITAITTNGAHPSKCVTIQRTLDGRLQVAGRKGFPHVIYARIWRWPDLHKNELKHVKYCQFAFDLKCDSVCVNPYHYERVVSPGIDPFFTDLSGLTLQSGVGVGPGGRLVKDEYTVGGGGTAAAAAAAAVGSAMDVDGEMNQTIQHHPPTQPPASNNAQQAQQGFIPGLPPPNPTSTEGMFSAGGGGNNGNPHAKLDDNNCPRQTWIPTPHHSAGRNMHHPVVHPMSHTVGSQQQSLNAASSGTSGAQILSPAQGQSTADTFYGATTSPQDINQPPTVDALAASLGEGQSSPVSPVHLHHPNGFSVGTASFNSRAPQWTGANTLTYTQSMQPPDPRHLHTTSYWGGHGNDVSGNIGGLLSTQPAPEYWCSVGYFELDIQVGETFKVSSGCPTVTVDGYVDPSGGNRFCLGALSNVHRTEQSERARLHIGKGVVLDLRGEGDVWLRCQSEHSVFVQSYYLDREAGRAPGDAVHKIYPSAYIKVFDLKQCHKQMRGQAATAQAAAAAQAAAVAGHLTHGAPITKSLSAAAGIGVDDLRRLCILRLSFVKGWGPDYPRQSIKETPCWIEVHLHRALQLLDEVLHTMPIDGPRAIE; encoded by the exons ATGGTTGGATTGGCGGGCGGGGGAGGTCATTTATATCCCTCGCCCCCTATGCAGTCGAATCCAgagt TGAGAGAGATGACTGGGATCGCACCTAGTGCACCAACCAGTGCTGATGCCTGCTTGAGTATTGTGCATTCACTTATGTGTCATCGTCAGGGTGGTGAAAGTGAAGGCTTCAGTAAACGCGCGATTGAGTCATTGgtgaaaaagttaaaa gAAAAACGTGACGAACTGGACAGCTTGATCACTGCAATTACCACAAACGGCGCACATCCTAGTAAATGCGTAACCATTCAAAGGACTTTGGATGGTAGATTGCAAGTAGCTGGACGCAAAGGTTTTCCGCATGTCATTTATGCCCGTATCTGGAGATGGCCAGATTTACACAAGAACGAACTAAAACACGTGAAATATTGCCAGTTCGCTTTTGATTTAAAATGCGACTCGGTTTGCGTAAATCCTTATCATTACGAGCGAGTGGTATCACCTGGAATAG ACCCGTTCTTTACAGACCTGTCCGGACTGACTCTGCAATCCGGCGTGGGTGTGGGCCCTGGCGGTAGACTCGTCAAGGATGAGTACACGGTTGGCGGCGGTGGAACTGCTGCCGCGGCAGCCGCGGCCGCGGTTGGATCTGCAATGGACGTGGACGGTGAAATGAATCAAACGATTCAGCATCATCCGCCGACTCAGCCGCCAGCCTCCAACAATGCTCAACAGGCTCAGCAAGGTTTTATACCTGGCTTACCGCCCCCCAATCCAA CCAGTACTGAGGGTATGTTTAGCGCCGGTGGGGGCGGCAATAACGGTAATCCCCATGCTAAACTGGACGACAATAATTGCCCCAGACAAACTTGGATCCCTACGCCTCATCACTCGGCAGGCCGTAACATGCATCATC CAGTAGTACATCCAATGAGTCACACCGTAGGTAGCCAACAGCAGTCGCTGAACGCTGCGTCCAGCGGAACGTCCGGCGCACAGATCTTGAGTCCCGCGCAAGGACAATCGACGGCGGATACATTCTATGGCGCAACCACATCTCCGCAAGACATCAACCAACCTCCTACAGTCGACGCGCTAGCGGCTTCTTTAG gtGAAGGACAGAGCTCTCCCGTGTCACCTGTGCATCTCCATCATCCGAATGGCTTTTCCGTCGGCACAGCGTCGTTCAATTCCAGAGCACCACAATGGACTGGGGCTAATACTCTCACATATACTCAAAGTATGCAACCGCCGGATCCGCGACACCTTCACACTACGTCGTATT GGGGAGGTCACGGAAATGATGTTAGTGGAAATATCGGAGGATTGCTCTCTACTCAACCAGCACCGGAATATTGGTGTTCTGTCGGTTATTTCGAACTAGATATCCAAGTCGGAGAGACATTTAAAGTCAGCAGCGGCTGCCCCACTGTCACTGTAGACGGTTACGTGGATCCGAGCGGTGGAAACAGATTTTGTTTAGGTGCCTTGAGTAATGTGCACAGAACAGAACAGAGTGAAAGAGCGCGTCTTCATATAG GAAAAGGCGTTGTGCTGGACTTGAGAGGTGAAGGTGATGTTTGGCTAAGATGTCAAAGTGAACACAGCGTCTTTGTGCAGTCTTACTATTTGGATAGAGAGGCGGGCCGAGCACCTGGTGACGCAGTACACAAAATCTATCCATCAGCGTACATTAAAGTCTTTGATCTGAAGCAGTGTCATAAACAGATGCGAGGCCAAGCTGCAACTGCTCAGGCTGCCGCAGCAGCGCAAGCCGCGGCTGTTGCAGGCCATCTCACGCATGGAGCGCCCATCACCAAGA gcCTCAGCGCGGCGGCAGGAATTGGAGTCGATGACTTAAGGAGACTTTGTATCCTGCGTTTGAGTTTTGTAAAAGGATGGGGTCCGGATTATCCGCGACAGAGCATTAAAGAAACACCATGCTGGATTGAG GTACATTTACACAGAGCACTTCAATTGCTGGATGAAGTATTGCACACCATGCCGATCGATGGGCCGCGAGCGatcgaataa
- the Med gene encoding mothers against decapentaplegic homolog 4 isoform X2 translates to MVGLAGGGGHLYPSPPMQSNPELREMTGIAPSAPTSADACLSIVHSLMCHRQGGESEGFSKRAIESLVKKLKEKRDELDSLITAITTNGAHPSKCVTIQRTLDGRLQVAGRKGFPHVIYARIWRWPDLHKNELKHVKYCQFAFDLKCDSVCVNPYHYERVVSPGIDPFFTDLSGLTLQSGVGVGPGGRLVKDEYTVGGGGTAAAAAAAAVGSAMDVDGEMNQTIQHHPPTQPPASNNAQQAQQGFIPGLPPPNPTSTEGMFSAGGGGNNGNPHAKLDDNNCPRQTWIPTPHHSAGRNMHHLVHPMSHTVGSQQQSLNAASSGTSGAQILSPAQGQSTADTFYGATTSPQDINQPPTVDALAASLGEGQSSPVSPVHLHHPNGFSVGTASFNSRAPQWTGANTLTYTQSMQPPDPRHLHTTSYWGGHGNDVSGNIGGLLSTQPAPEYWCSVGYFELDIQVGETFKVSSGCPTVTVDGYVDPSGGNRFCLGALSNVHRTEQSERARLHIGKGVVLDLRGEGDVWLRCQSEHSVFVQSYYLDREAGRAPGDAVHKIYPSAYIKVFDLKQCHKQMRGQAATAQAAAAAQAAAVAGHLTHGAPITKSLSAAAGIGVDDLRRLCILRLSFVKGWGPDYPRQSIKETPCWIEVHLHRALQLLDEVLHTMPIDGPRAIE, encoded by the exons ATGGTTGGATTGGCGGGCGGGGGAGGTCATTTATATCCCTCGCCCCCTATGCAGTCGAATCCAgagt TGAGAGAGATGACTGGGATCGCACCTAGTGCACCAACCAGTGCTGATGCCTGCTTGAGTATTGTGCATTCACTTATGTGTCATCGTCAGGGTGGTGAAAGTGAAGGCTTCAGTAAACGCGCGATTGAGTCATTGgtgaaaaagttaaaa gAAAAACGTGACGAACTGGACAGCTTGATCACTGCAATTACCACAAACGGCGCACATCCTAGTAAATGCGTAACCATTCAAAGGACTTTGGATGGTAGATTGCAAGTAGCTGGACGCAAAGGTTTTCCGCATGTCATTTATGCCCGTATCTGGAGATGGCCAGATTTACACAAGAACGAACTAAAACACGTGAAATATTGCCAGTTCGCTTTTGATTTAAAATGCGACTCGGTTTGCGTAAATCCTTATCATTACGAGCGAGTGGTATCACCTGGAATAG ACCCGTTCTTTACAGACCTGTCCGGACTGACTCTGCAATCCGGCGTGGGTGTGGGCCCTGGCGGTAGACTCGTCAAGGATGAGTACACGGTTGGCGGCGGTGGAACTGCTGCCGCGGCAGCCGCGGCCGCGGTTGGATCTGCAATGGACGTGGACGGTGAAATGAATCAAACGATTCAGCATCATCCGCCGACTCAGCCGCCAGCCTCCAACAATGCTCAACAGGCTCAGCAAGGTTTTATACCTGGCTTACCGCCCCCCAATCCAA CCAGTACTGAGGGTATGTTTAGCGCCGGTGGGGGCGGCAATAACGGTAATCCCCATGCTAAACTGGACGACAATAATTGCCCCAGACAAACTTGGATCCCTACGCCTCATCACTCGGCAGGCCGTAACATGCATCATC TAGTACATCCAATGAGTCACACCGTAGGTAGCCAACAGCAGTCGCTGAACGCTGCGTCCAGCGGAACGTCCGGCGCACAGATCTTGAGTCCCGCGCAAGGACAATCGACGGCGGATACATTCTATGGCGCAACCACATCTCCGCAAGACATCAACCAACCTCCTACAGTCGACGCGCTAGCGGCTTCTTTAG gtGAAGGACAGAGCTCTCCCGTGTCACCTGTGCATCTCCATCATCCGAATGGCTTTTCCGTCGGCACAGCGTCGTTCAATTCCAGAGCACCACAATGGACTGGGGCTAATACTCTCACATATACTCAAAGTATGCAACCGCCGGATCCGCGACACCTTCACACTACGTCGTATT GGGGAGGTCACGGAAATGATGTTAGTGGAAATATCGGAGGATTGCTCTCTACTCAACCAGCACCGGAATATTGGTGTTCTGTCGGTTATTTCGAACTAGATATCCAAGTCGGAGAGACATTTAAAGTCAGCAGCGGCTGCCCCACTGTCACTGTAGACGGTTACGTGGATCCGAGCGGTGGAAACAGATTTTGTTTAGGTGCCTTGAGTAATGTGCACAGAACAGAACAGAGTGAAAGAGCGCGTCTTCATATAG GAAAAGGCGTTGTGCTGGACTTGAGAGGTGAAGGTGATGTTTGGCTAAGATGTCAAAGTGAACACAGCGTCTTTGTGCAGTCTTACTATTTGGATAGAGAGGCGGGCCGAGCACCTGGTGACGCAGTACACAAAATCTATCCATCAGCGTACATTAAAGTCTTTGATCTGAAGCAGTGTCATAAACAGATGCGAGGCCAAGCTGCAACTGCTCAGGCTGCCGCAGCAGCGCAAGCCGCGGCTGTTGCAGGCCATCTCACGCATGGAGCGCCCATCACCAAGA gcCTCAGCGCGGCGGCAGGAATTGGAGTCGATGACTTAAGGAGACTTTGTATCCTGCGTTTGAGTTTTGTAAAAGGATGGGGTCCGGATTATCCGCGACAGAGCATTAAAGAAACACCATGCTGGATTGAG GTACATTTACACAGAGCACTTCAATTGCTGGATGAAGTATTGCACACCATGCCGATCGATGGGCCGCGAGCGatcgaataa
- the Med gene encoding mothers against decapentaplegic homolog 4 isoform X4, which produces MVGLAGGGGHLYPSPPMQSNPELREMTGIAPSAPTSADACLSIVHSLMCHRQGGESEGFSKRAIESLVKKLKEKRDELDSLITAITTNGAHPSKCVTIQRTLDGRLQVAGRKGFPHVIYARIWRWPDLHKNELKHVKYCQFAFDLKCDSVCVNPYHYERVVSPGIDPFFTDLSGLTLQSGVGVGPGGRLVKDEYTVGGGGTAAAAAAAAVGSAMDVDGEMNQTIQHHPPTQPPASNNAQQAQQGFIPGLPPPNPTSTEGMFSAGGGGNNGNPHAKLDDNNCPRQTWIPTPHHSAGRNMHHRSQQQSLNAASSGTSGAQILSPAQGQSTADTFYGATTSPQDINQPPTVDALAASLGEGQSSPVSPVHLHHPNGFSVGTASFNSRAPQWTGANTLTYTQSMQPPDPRHLHTTSYWGGHGNDVSGNIGGLLSTQPAPEYWCSVGYFELDIQVGETFKVSSGCPTVTVDGYVDPSGGNRFCLGALSNVHRTEQSERARLHIGKGVVLDLRGEGDVWLRCQSEHSVFVQSYYLDREAGRAPGDAVHKIYPSAYIKVFDLKQCHKQMRGQAATAQAAAAAQAAAVAGHLTHGAPITKSLSAAAGIGVDDLRRLCILRLSFVKGWGPDYPRQSIKETPCWIEVHLHRALQLLDEVLHTMPIDGPRAIE; this is translated from the exons ATGGTTGGATTGGCGGGCGGGGGAGGTCATTTATATCCCTCGCCCCCTATGCAGTCGAATCCAgagt TGAGAGAGATGACTGGGATCGCACCTAGTGCACCAACCAGTGCTGATGCCTGCTTGAGTATTGTGCATTCACTTATGTGTCATCGTCAGGGTGGTGAAAGTGAAGGCTTCAGTAAACGCGCGATTGAGTCATTGgtgaaaaagttaaaa gAAAAACGTGACGAACTGGACAGCTTGATCACTGCAATTACCACAAACGGCGCACATCCTAGTAAATGCGTAACCATTCAAAGGACTTTGGATGGTAGATTGCAAGTAGCTGGACGCAAAGGTTTTCCGCATGTCATTTATGCCCGTATCTGGAGATGGCCAGATTTACACAAGAACGAACTAAAACACGTGAAATATTGCCAGTTCGCTTTTGATTTAAAATGCGACTCGGTTTGCGTAAATCCTTATCATTACGAGCGAGTGGTATCACCTGGAATAG ACCCGTTCTTTACAGACCTGTCCGGACTGACTCTGCAATCCGGCGTGGGTGTGGGCCCTGGCGGTAGACTCGTCAAGGATGAGTACACGGTTGGCGGCGGTGGAACTGCTGCCGCGGCAGCCGCGGCCGCGGTTGGATCTGCAATGGACGTGGACGGTGAAATGAATCAAACGATTCAGCATCATCCGCCGACTCAGCCGCCAGCCTCCAACAATGCTCAACAGGCTCAGCAAGGTTTTATACCTGGCTTACCGCCCCCCAATCCAA CCAGTACTGAGGGTATGTTTAGCGCCGGTGGGGGCGGCAATAACGGTAATCCCCATGCTAAACTGGACGACAATAATTGCCCCAGACAAACTTGGATCCCTACGCCTCATCACTCGGCAGGCCGTAACATGCATCATC GTAGCCAACAGCAGTCGCTGAACGCTGCGTCCAGCGGAACGTCCGGCGCACAGATCTTGAGTCCCGCGCAAGGACAATCGACGGCGGATACATTCTATGGCGCAACCACATCTCCGCAAGACATCAACCAACCTCCTACAGTCGACGCGCTAGCGGCTTCTTTAG gtGAAGGACAGAGCTCTCCCGTGTCACCTGTGCATCTCCATCATCCGAATGGCTTTTCCGTCGGCACAGCGTCGTTCAATTCCAGAGCACCACAATGGACTGGGGCTAATACTCTCACATATACTCAAAGTATGCAACCGCCGGATCCGCGACACCTTCACACTACGTCGTATT GGGGAGGTCACGGAAATGATGTTAGTGGAAATATCGGAGGATTGCTCTCTACTCAACCAGCACCGGAATATTGGTGTTCTGTCGGTTATTTCGAACTAGATATCCAAGTCGGAGAGACATTTAAAGTCAGCAGCGGCTGCCCCACTGTCACTGTAGACGGTTACGTGGATCCGAGCGGTGGAAACAGATTTTGTTTAGGTGCCTTGAGTAATGTGCACAGAACAGAACAGAGTGAAAGAGCGCGTCTTCATATAG GAAAAGGCGTTGTGCTGGACTTGAGAGGTGAAGGTGATGTTTGGCTAAGATGTCAAAGTGAACACAGCGTCTTTGTGCAGTCTTACTATTTGGATAGAGAGGCGGGCCGAGCACCTGGTGACGCAGTACACAAAATCTATCCATCAGCGTACATTAAAGTCTTTGATCTGAAGCAGTGTCATAAACAGATGCGAGGCCAAGCTGCAACTGCTCAGGCTGCCGCAGCAGCGCAAGCCGCGGCTGTTGCAGGCCATCTCACGCATGGAGCGCCCATCACCAAGA gcCTCAGCGCGGCGGCAGGAATTGGAGTCGATGACTTAAGGAGACTTTGTATCCTGCGTTTGAGTTTTGTAAAAGGATGGGGTCCGGATTATCCGCGACAGAGCATTAAAGAAACACCATGCTGGATTGAG GTACATTTACACAGAGCACTTCAATTGCTGGATGAAGTATTGCACACCATGCCGATCGATGGGCCGCGAGCGatcgaataa